In the genome of Desulfitobacterium chlororespirans DSM 11544, one region contains:
- a CDS encoding response regulator transcription factor — protein sequence MYKLLIVDDEPIIRQGIKQLINFQEQSISEVYEAEDGARALDIVKEKRPDIVLADINMPNMDGLNLAREIKAVDPEIRVAIITGYDYFEYAVTALKAGVDDYLLKPVSRSDILELLSKLVNDLKEKAEQRRAMESLASLKQLEHGGNEGHHHYRDMILQVMNHSLSEPAFSLGRLAEEINLSSGYLSTVFKQNFGIPFQEYLTTMRLERSKILLLVTSYKIYEIAEKVGFDDPSYFSTCFKKRYGLSPNSYRDTMGGNI from the coding sequence ATGTATAAACTGCTGATTGTTGATGATGAGCCCATAATCCGCCAAGGTATCAAACAGCTCATTAACTTCCAGGAACAGAGCATCAGTGAAGTTTATGAAGCCGAAGATGGTGCGCGGGCGCTGGATATTGTAAAGGAAAAGCGCCCGGATATTGTGCTGGCCGATATCAACATGCCCAACATGGACGGTCTTAATTTAGCCCGGGAAATCAAAGCCGTGGACCCGGAAATCCGGGTGGCTATCATTACCGGCTATGATTATTTTGAATATGCGGTCACAGCCTTAAAGGCGGGAGTGGACGATTACCTGCTCAAGCCGGTTTCACGCAGCGATATCCTGGAGCTTTTGAGCAAATTAGTCAATGATCTTAAAGAAAAAGCGGAGCAAAGACGAGCTATGGAATCCTTGGCGAGCCTGAAACAATTAGAGCATGGGGGAAATGAAGGCCACCATCACTATCGGGATATGATCCTTCAGGTGATGAACCATTCCCTCTCTGAGCCGGCTTTTTCCCTCGGGCGTCTTGCCGAAGAAATCAACTTAAGCAGCGGCTATCTGAGCACAGTTTTTAAACAGAATTTTGGCATTCCTTTTCAAGAATATCTAACAACCATGCGCTTGGAACGCTCTAAGATATTGCTGTTGGTCACATCTTACAAGATCTATGAAATTGCCGAAAAAGTTGGTTTTGACGATCCAAGTTACTTCAGTACTTGCTTTAAAAAGCGCTATGGCCTGTCACCTAACAGCTACAGGGATACTATGGGGGGAAATATATGA
- the yedF gene encoding sulfurtransferase-like selenium metabolism protein YedF, whose product MITIDALGQVCPIPVIRAKKALAELGEAGGVVTVLVDNDISRQNLQKMAEGMGYQAEYLEKDNGVIEVTIVAGEGCAVETSGTAEDSGLVVAIGRNTMGEGSEELGRILLKGFIYSLRELTPPPARLLFFNSGAHLTSKDSNSIEDLKAMAAQGTIIQTCGTCLNYYGITKQLAVGQVANMYDIVTAMAEAKRLINI is encoded by the coding sequence ATGATAACCATCGATGCTCTGGGACAAGTGTGCCCTATTCCCGTGATTCGTGCCAAGAAAGCCTTGGCAGAATTGGGCGAAGCAGGGGGAGTCGTGACCGTACTGGTGGATAACGACATATCGCGGCAAAATCTGCAAAAGATGGCCGAAGGCATGGGATATCAGGCTGAGTATCTGGAAAAAGACAACGGCGTCATTGAAGTCACCATTGTTGCCGGAGAAGGCTGTGCTGTTGAAACCTCCGGAACGGCGGAAGATTCAGGCCTGGTGGTCGCCATCGGACGGAACACCATGGGAGAAGGCAGCGAAGAACTGGGACGAATTCTCCTCAAAGGTTTTATCTATTCCCTCAGAGAGCTGACCCCGCCGCCTGCCCGCCTTCTCTTCTTTAATTCCGGAGCCCATCTGACCAGTAAGGACTCTAACAGTATAGAAGATTTAAAAGCCATGGCGGCTCAAGGAACCATCATTCAAACCTGCGGTACCTGCCTGAACTATTATGGCATTACCAAGCAACTGGCAGTAGGCCAGGTGGCCAATATGTATGATATCGTCACCGCTATGGCCGAGGCCAAACGCCTCATCAATATTTAG
- a CDS encoding class I adenylate-forming enzyme family protein: protein MNNLFPLHIGFFLTLNANRYPQKTAIVCNRQPISYAQLNRRVNKLAHGLLELGVTKGDKVAYLLPNGLRIVELYYAVQKIGAVSVAINYRLASQEIGCLLEQADCQVFVYHELFDDQVRQVKENVKTISLVIRVGEQPIQGEYAFEALTDHDHEEEPDVLIGEEDLCRIQFTGGTTGRSKGVMRTQRQEIFQVIGITTALELGGPDRVMLTQSPLCHQAGLSWLNVAIGAGNTLIVCDGFEPEKILRQIQEERVTNVMLLPPSSYHRIFALPSLAEYDLSSVKSVHSSAGGTSPEIVHKLYEVFPNCVVRCGYGLTETGGVGTTFVLTREVLENNPELTKSVGKEMSFLELRLVDESGREVPVGETGECIARGPSVMTGYYNQPELTEEVIKGGWVYTGDLLRKDEKGYYYFMDRKKDMIKSGGENVFAQEVEGVIRTHSAVHDCAVIGVPDPRFGEAVMAVIKTKPGQAVTGEGIQEHCKKYLAGYKKPRRVEFVDEFPVDQAGKIQKYKLRTTFARKDFPETM from the coding sequence TTTTTTTTGACCTTAAATGCTAATCGATATCCGCAAAAAACGGCAATCGTCTGTAACCGGCAGCCCATCTCTTATGCTCAATTAAATAGGCGGGTTAATAAGCTGGCTCACGGTCTTTTGGAGCTGGGAGTGACAAAAGGGGATAAAGTAGCTTACCTGCTGCCCAATGGACTGCGGATTGTCGAACTTTACTATGCGGTGCAAAAGATCGGAGCCGTCTCGGTAGCCATAAACTATCGTCTGGCTTCCCAGGAGATTGGCTGTCTGCTTGAGCAGGCAGATTGCCAAGTGTTCGTCTATCATGAGCTTTTTGATGATCAAGTCCGGCAAGTCAAGGAGAATGTTAAGACGATCTCCTTGGTGATACGGGTGGGTGAACAACCAATACAGGGAGAGTATGCTTTTGAGGCCTTGACAGACCATGACCATGAGGAAGAACCGGATGTACTGATCGGCGAAGAAGATTTGTGCAGAATACAGTTTACCGGAGGAACAACCGGGCGTTCCAAAGGGGTGATGAGAACCCAACGGCAGGAGATTTTCCAGGTGATCGGCATCACAACAGCCTTGGAACTGGGAGGGCCTGACCGGGTGATGCTGACCCAGTCTCCTTTATGCCACCAGGCCGGGCTCTCCTGGCTGAATGTGGCCATCGGGGCGGGTAACACGTTGATTGTCTGTGACGGATTTGAACCGGAGAAAATTCTGCGGCAGATTCAGGAGGAGAGAGTTACCAATGTCATGCTGCTGCCGCCCTCTTCCTATCACCGGATTTTCGCCTTGCCCTCACTTGCGGAATACGACCTGAGTTCCGTCAAGTCCGTTCATTCATCGGCGGGAGGTACTTCGCCGGAGATTGTCCACAAACTCTATGAGGTTTTCCCTAACTGTGTCGTCCGGTGCGGTTATGGGCTTACTGAAACAGGCGGGGTAGGCACCACCTTTGTGCTGACCCGGGAGGTGCTCGAAAACAACCCGGAGCTGACCAAAAGTGTAGGGAAAGAGATGTCTTTCCTCGAATTGCGGCTTGTGGATGAGAGCGGCCGGGAAGTCCCGGTTGGCGAAACCGGTGAATGCATCGCCCGGGGCCCCTCGGTGATGACCGGTTATTATAATCAACCGGAACTGACCGAGGAAGTGATCAAAGGGGGCTGGGTCTATACCGGGGATCTGCTGAGGAAAGATGAAAAGGGCTATTACTATTTCATGGATCGCAAAAAGGATATGATTAAGTCCGGAGGAGAAAATGTTTTCGCTCAGGAAGTGGAAGGGGTTATCCGTACTCATTCCGCCGTTCATGACTGTGCGGTGATTGGGGTACCGGACCCCAGGTTTGGGGAAGCCGTGATGGCGGTGATTAAGACTAAGCCCGGGCAGGCTGTAACGGGGGAGGGGATTCAGGAACACTGTAAAAAATACCTGGCCGGCTATAAAAAACCCCGCCGGGTGGAATTTGTGGATGAATTTCCGGTGGATCAGGCGGGGAAGATTCAAAAGTACAAGCTCCGGACCACTTTTGCCCGTAAGGATTTTCCGGAAACGATGTGA
- the selD gene encoding selenide, water dikinase SelD, with protein sequence MKSFLSSCTTGGCGAKIGPGELSKVLSGLPVFQDPQLLVGFDASDDAAVYQINEDTAIVSTVDFFTPMVEDPRTFGRIAAANALSDVYAMGGAPLFALNLVCYPEREDIQDLGEILAGGAEKLQEAGAVLCGGHSIYDREPKYGLAVTGRLDPRRIWKNNTPQPGDRLILTKPLGVGIVMAALRGEMAEAEAIEAALASMQRLNKYAAEKARDFPIHACTDITGFGLLAHAREMAGGSTTIVLHPSELPYIAQAYTYAQGYLLTAAGQRNRNFMEGAVEFKDIPFPLQELMLDPQTSGGLLLSVPGDCAQEALRAIQEAEPQAALIGEVVSRQALPILLR encoded by the coding sequence ATGAAGTCTTTTTTATCAAGCTGTACCACAGGAGGATGCGGAGCTAAAATCGGGCCTGGTGAATTATCCAAAGTTCTTTCCGGTTTGCCGGTTTTTCAGGATCCTCAGCTTTTGGTAGGCTTTGATGCTTCAGACGATGCGGCGGTTTACCAGATAAATGAAGATACAGCCATCGTTTCTACCGTGGATTTCTTTACACCTATGGTAGAGGACCCGCGGACCTTTGGGCGCATTGCCGCAGCTAATGCCTTAAGTGATGTCTATGCCATGGGAGGAGCCCCCCTTTTTGCTCTGAACCTTGTCTGCTATCCTGAGCGGGAGGACATCCAGGACTTAGGGGAGATCTTGGCAGGAGGAGCGGAGAAGCTCCAGGAAGCGGGAGCCGTTCTCTGTGGGGGGCATTCCATCTATGATCGGGAGCCCAAATATGGCCTGGCGGTCACAGGGCGGCTTGATCCCCGGAGAATCTGGAAGAACAATACCCCCCAGCCCGGGGACCGGTTGATTCTCACCAAACCCCTGGGGGTTGGCATTGTCATGGCTGCCCTGCGGGGAGAAATGGCGGAAGCAGAGGCTATAGAGGCGGCCCTGGCTTCCATGCAGCGTCTCAATAAATATGCGGCTGAAAAAGCCCGCGACTTTCCCATTCATGCCTGTACGGATATCACCGGCTTTGGGCTTCTTGCCCACGCCCGGGAGATGGCCGGAGGGTCCACGACCATTGTGCTTCACCCTTCGGAGCTGCCTTATATTGCTCAAGCATATACTTATGCCCAAGGATATCTGCTGACCGCAGCCGGTCAGCGCAATCGCAACTTTATGGAGGGAGCGGTGGAATTTAAAGATATTCCCTTTCCGTTACAGGAGCTGATGCTCGATCCCCAGACCTCGGGAGGGCTGCTGCTCAGTGTGCCCGGAGATTGCGCCCAGGAGGCTTTGCGTGCTATACAGGAGGCAGAGCCCCAAGCAGCACTGATCGGAGAAGTTGTTTCCCGCCAGGCTCTCCCCATTCTTCTAAGGTGA
- the msrB gene encoding peptide-methionine (R)-S-oxide reductase MsrB has translation MKIKVSRILLSVAMLIFLSIVGTGCSEAAVPAESAKRFPDNPNMGVSYEGKELQEIWIAGGCFWDVDAYLSRIYGVADVTVGYANGNTENPTYEDVCYRDSGHAETAHVRYDPERVDLKTILEYFFRIIDPTSLNRQGNDVGTQYRTGIYYQNEVDREIILKVITEEQNKYKKPIVTEVLPLAHFYEAEEYHQDYLVKNPHGYSHIDFSPIEEQKLVNIDPGLYNKPSDDVLRKTLTDLQYAVTQKDATERSFANEYWDHHEQGLYVDVVTGEPLFASKDKFDSGTGWPSFNRPIAQEVIIEKEDSTFGMKRIEVRSRAGDSHLGHLFNDGPPEDGGLRYCINSAALRFIPLSELQEKGYGQYLSRIE, from the coding sequence GTGAAAATCAAGGTAAGCCGGATTCTTCTTAGTGTTGCTATGTTAATATTCTTATCCATTGTCGGTACCGGTTGCAGTGAGGCAGCGGTGCCGGCTGAATCCGCAAAGCGATTTCCGGATAACCCCAATATGGGAGTCTCCTATGAAGGAAAAGAACTTCAGGAGATATGGATAGCCGGGGGTTGTTTCTGGGATGTGGATGCCTATCTCTCAAGAATTTACGGTGTGGCCGATGTGACGGTGGGCTATGCCAACGGGAACACCGAAAACCCAACCTATGAGGATGTTTGCTATCGGGATTCGGGACACGCTGAAACGGCTCATGTTCGTTATGATCCGGAGCGGGTTGACCTGAAAACCATTTTGGAATACTTCTTTAGGATCATCGATCCAACCTCTTTGAATCGCCAGGGAAATGATGTGGGTACTCAGTACCGCACAGGGATTTATTATCAAAATGAAGTTGACCGTGAGATCATTCTTAAGGTCATAACGGAGGAGCAAAACAAGTATAAAAAGCCTATTGTTACTGAAGTGCTCCCTCTGGCCCATTTTTATGAAGCGGAGGAATACCACCAGGATTATCTTGTCAAGAATCCCCATGGCTACTCCCATATTGATTTTTCGCCCATAGAAGAGCAAAAACTTGTGAACATTGATCCTGGACTTTATAATAAACCCAGTGATGATGTACTGCGTAAAACCTTGACCGATCTGCAATATGCCGTGACCCAAAAGGACGCCACAGAACGCTCCTTCGCTAATGAATACTGGGATCATCATGAACAGGGTTTATATGTGGATGTGGTGACGGGGGAGCCCTTGTTTGCTTCAAAAGACAAATTTGATTCGGGAACGGGGTGGCCCAGTTTTAACCGGCCCATTGCTCAGGAAGTCATTATAGAAAAAGAGGATTCTACCTTTGGCATGAAGAGAATCGAGGTTCGCAGCCGGGCCGGGGATTCCCATCTGGGGCATCTCTTTAACGACGGTCCCCCGGAGGATGGCGGTCTTCGCTATTGCATCAATAGTGCCGCCCTGCGCTTTATTCCCTTATCCGAGCTTCAAGAGAAGGGCTATGGACAGTATCTCAGCAGGATAGAATGA
- a CDS encoding cache domain-containing sensor histidine kinase — MMKPWRLWGIRTQILVFYLVASLFIVGAMGLALFFSTTRIVSQEVAKTTATAIDKSGRQLEMYIDQLKGLSDLLAESPQVHRYFDQSGTDYLTGDERRDIERMIQGMLNTNPEIASIILIGAKGQLITNEQNLEMHYSGDIQDQEWYQEALGSTMPILTSARMQEFSMDKDNWVISLGRELTDEKKKHLGVLRIDLKYDAIESILKDMNLGQEGYSYILNQSQRVVYHPNPEYFSQEEKRLELIDMLEMEGNELSREYKLTHRYDLNNSDWVLVGVASLDGVKRMEAEIMIVLVVLGSVLLLAAFGSSAIYASSVARPIRQLEKAMEEVEKGSLATEVSVVGSAEIASLSTHFLSMLDRIQELMNEIRSKEQFLRASELKTLYSQINPHFLYNTLDTIVWLAEFGNTERVISVSKAMARFFRLSLRGGSETTTVRDELDHVRQYLFIQKERYQDKLSYEIQAEDGLMDISIPKIFLQPLVENAIYHGIRKMPGGGMIRITARKGEKDELFLSVEDNGGGFEDMEKGKDPLRLGGVGLKNVEERIRLYYGEDYGLSIANRPGQGVTIILRLKTKLPVA; from the coding sequence ATGATGAAACCCTGGCGTTTATGGGGTATTCGTACTCAGATTCTTGTCTTTTACCTTGTAGCTAGCTTGTTTATTGTCGGGGCGATGGGATTGGCTCTTTTCTTCAGTACCACAAGGATTGTGAGCCAGGAAGTGGCCAAGACCACGGCTACAGCCATCGATAAAAGCGGCCGTCAATTGGAAATGTATATTGATCAATTAAAAGGGCTTTCTGATCTATTGGCAGAAAGCCCTCAAGTGCATCGGTACTTCGATCAATCCGGCACTGACTATTTGACCGGTGATGAGCGGAGAGATATCGAGAGAATGATTCAAGGGATGTTGAACACCAATCCTGAGATTGCCTCCATCATTCTGATCGGCGCCAAGGGGCAGCTTATTACCAACGAGCAGAATTTAGAGATGCATTATTCAGGGGACATTCAGGATCAGGAGTGGTATCAGGAGGCACTGGGGAGTACTATGCCCATCCTTACCTCCGCAAGAATGCAGGAGTTTTCTATGGACAAGGACAATTGGGTCATTTCCCTAGGACGGGAGCTTACCGATGAGAAGAAGAAACACCTTGGCGTGTTGCGTATTGATCTCAAATATGATGCCATCGAATCCATTTTGAAGGATATGAATCTAGGGCAAGAGGGCTACTCCTATATTCTTAATCAAAGTCAGCGCGTGGTCTACCATCCTAATCCGGAGTACTTCAGTCAGGAAGAAAAACGCTTAGAGCTCATAGACATGCTGGAGATGGAAGGCAATGAACTTTCCCGGGAATATAAGCTTACCCATCGCTATGACTTAAACAACAGTGATTGGGTCTTGGTTGGTGTGGCTTCCCTGGATGGGGTCAAGCGCATGGAAGCGGAGATCATGATCGTGTTGGTTGTGCTCGGCTCAGTCCTCCTTTTGGCAGCCTTTGGGAGCAGTGCTATCTATGCGAGCAGCGTAGCCCGGCCCATCCGCCAATTGGAGAAAGCTATGGAAGAGGTGGAAAAAGGGTCATTGGCTACAGAAGTATCTGTCGTAGGTAGTGCTGAGATCGCCAGCCTATCCACCCATTTTCTCTCCATGCTGGATCGTATTCAGGAGCTGATGAACGAAATCAGGAGTAAGGAACAGTTTTTACGTGCCAGTGAATTAAAGACTCTTTATAGCCAGATCAATCCTCATTTTCTGTACAATACCTTGGATACCATTGTCTGGTTGGCCGAATTCGGTAATACAGAGCGAGTTATATCCGTGAGTAAAGCCATGGCGCGCTTTTTCCGGCTATCCTTGCGTGGAGGCAGCGAAACCACCACCGTTCGGGATGAACTGGATCATGTACGTCAGTACTTGTTTATTCAGAAAGAGCGCTATCAGGATAAATTGTCCTACGAGATTCAGGCAGAGGATGGTTTAATGGATATAAGCATACCTAAAATCTTTCTCCAGCCCTTAGTGGAAAACGCTATCTATCATGGCATTCGTAAAATGCCAGGGGGAGGAATGATCCGCATCACTGCCCGAAAAGGGGAGAAGGATGAGCTGTTTTTATCCGTTGAGGATAATGGCGGGGGATTTGAGGACATGGAGAAAGGAAAAGATCCCCTCCGGCTCGGTGGTGTGGGCCTGAAAAACGTGGAAGAGAGGATCCGGCTCTATTATGGAGAAGACTATGGCCTATCTATCGCTAACCGCCCGGGACAAGGGGTTACGATCATCCTGCGGTTAAAAACGAAACTGCCTGTCGCTTAG
- a CDS encoding TIGR03084 family metal-binding protein, whose amino-acid sequence MKAILNDLLAEQSLVDSLVDNLTEQQWQEVIKPMGLQEEVPGLWTIKDEIIHIALFDEAAGKLILGEAESLGDANPPGTHDEFYRCPEKRNMSKAEVLSWWRQVRTKMNWALYNSDPKARIPWAPNLPMAAKSLASARLMELWAHSTDVYDHLKIPVKVAERIVHTLFLSWQARPNSYRIHGVEMPDTPIYLELVLPSGQIWSKGTAGAQQYIKGKAEDWAMVAIRRRNWLDTDLVVVGDEAERYASFVQTYAGKADEAPPPQRMR is encoded by the coding sequence ATGAAAGCCATACTCAATGATCTACTGGCGGAACAGTCTTTGGTGGACAGTTTGGTGGATAATCTGACAGAACAGCAATGGCAGGAAGTGATTAAACCGATGGGTTTGCAGGAGGAAGTTCCGGGGCTGTGGACCATTAAAGATGAGATCATTCATATTGCTCTTTTTGATGAGGCGGCAGGGAAATTGATTTTAGGTGAAGCTGAAAGTTTGGGGGATGCCAATCCGCCGGGCACCCATGATGAATTCTACAGATGTCCGGAAAAACGGAACATGAGCAAGGCCGAAGTATTGAGTTGGTGGCGCCAGGTCCGCACCAAGATGAACTGGGCTTTATACAACAGCGATCCCAAGGCACGCATACCCTGGGCGCCTAACTTGCCGATGGCGGCTAAATCCCTGGCCTCAGCCCGCCTGATGGAATTATGGGCCCATTCCACCGATGTTTATGATCACCTGAAAATTCCTGTAAAAGTGGCGGAGCGAATCGTTCACACCCTCTTTCTCTCCTGGCAGGCCCGCCCCAATTCTTATCGGATCCATGGCGTTGAGATGCCTGATACGCCAATTTATTTGGAATTGGTTTTGCCTTCCGGTCAAATCTGGTCGAAAGGAACAGCAGGGGCCCAACAGTATATCAAGGGAAAGGCTGAGGATTGGGCAATGGTGGCGATCAGGCGCAGGAATTGGCTGGATACGGACTTGGTCGTTGTAGGGGATGAGGCGGAAAGGTATGCCTCCTTCGTGCAGACCTATGCCGGGAAGGCTGATGAAGCACCCCCTCCGCAAAGAATGAGATAA